A genomic window from Pocillopora verrucosa isolate sample1 chromosome 7, ASM3666991v2, whole genome shotgun sequence includes:
- the LOC131774742 gene encoding membrane-anchored junction protein isoform X1 produces the protein MPLQPFNFDKKPDIRLVVYQNIVYKIKVTCRQSSDRESIRRLFLEDKNNKDLERVVCAILNTYDLIPVQTDNFVVYPYKNYWETREKLVFSQHGHFLEAHKYSFTFYVEEKQKNHGQIVQTDRAQEQEEHVNQTSIPSGSKERIVTEYGQKNRHDVEEKELKEFLRLQNLASKDDKQTEDSEQPTSGLQKVFNALVSPVRSLLGN, from the exons ATGCCGTTACAGCCTTTTAATTTCGACAAAAAACCAGACATTCGACTCGTAGTATACCAAAATATAGTCTATAAGATTAAGGTGACTTGTAGACAATCTTCTGACAG AGAAAGTATTCGACGGTTGTTTTTAgaagacaaaaacaataaagatcTAGAG AGAGTTGTTTGTGCCATATTGAACACATATGATCTTATACCAGTGCAAACAGATAATTTTGTCGTCTATCCAT ATAAAAACTACTgggaaacaagagaaaaactgGTATTTTCTCAGCATGGTCATTTCCTAGAGGCTCATAAGTATTCCTTTACATTTTATGtggaagagaaacaaaaaaaccatgGACAAATTGTACAGACAG ACAGAGCTCAAGAACAGGAAGAGCATGTCAATCAGACTTCAATA CCAAGTGGTAGCAAAGAGAGAATTG ttactGAGTATGGACAGAAAAACCGTCATGATGTTGAAGAGAAGGAACTGAAGGAGTTTCTCAGACTTCAAAATTTGGCAAGTAAAGATGATAAGCAAACTGAAG ATAGTGAGCAGCCCACTTCAGGACTTCAAAAAGTATTCAA TGCCTTGGTGTCTCCAGTACGGTCATTacttggaaattaa
- the LOC131774742 gene encoding membrane-anchored junction protein isoform X2, translating to MPLQPFNFDKKPDIRLVVYQNIVYKIKVTCRQSSDRESIRRLFLEDKNNKDLERVVCAILNTYDLIPVQTDNFVVYPYKNYWETREKLVFSQHGHFLEAHKYSFTFYVEEKQKNHGQIVQTDRAQEQEEHVNQTSIPSGSKERIVTEYGQKNRHDVEEKELKEFLRLQNLASKDDKQTEEIRSKVAFIQL from the exons ATGCCGTTACAGCCTTTTAATTTCGACAAAAAACCAGACATTCGACTCGTAGTATACCAAAATATAGTCTATAAGATTAAGGTGACTTGTAGACAATCTTCTGACAG AGAAAGTATTCGACGGTTGTTTTTAgaagacaaaaacaataaagatcTAGAG AGAGTTGTTTGTGCCATATTGAACACATATGATCTTATACCAGTGCAAACAGATAATTTTGTCGTCTATCCAT ATAAAAACTACTgggaaacaagagaaaaactgGTATTTTCTCAGCATGGTCATTTCCTAGAGGCTCATAAGTATTCCTTTACATTTTATGtggaagagaaacaaaaaaaccatgGACAAATTGTACAGACAG ACAGAGCTCAAGAACAGGAAGAGCATGTCAATCAGACTTCAATA CCAAGTGGTAGCAAAGAGAGAATTG ttactGAGTATGGACAGAAAAACCGTCATGATGTTGAAGAGAAGGAACTGAAGGAGTTTCTCAGACTTCAAAATTTGGCAAGTAAAGATGATAAGCAAACTGAAG AGATAAGATCCAAGGTTGCTTTTATTCAGTTGTAA
- the LOC131775291 gene encoding perlucin-like protein, with protein sequence MFACSNYVWLLCFMLIMRTFSDGKPQNSSVQPVKKSKADQNFVVNNNCGLERGDREMMKYIKDKVDYIAERSTDQRGSACPDGWVRHGNSCFLIIDTQTLEWEDARRNCQRLGGDLAKITSSAENQFIFGLLVKQKKVTLFGVWLGLHRKADNKFYWADDTLLTGYNAWFPGEPNNHKLSEKCGHMWGTGSRKGRWNDYNCSVETPRYTKDAPVILCQKKAYH encoded by the exons ATGTTTGCTTGTTCGAATTACGTATGGCTACTTTGTTTTATGTTAATAATGAGGACCTTTTCTGATGGTAAACCTCAAAATTCCAGCGTTCAACCCGTCAAAAAAAGTAAAGCAGATCAGAACTTTGTGGTGAACAATAATTGTGGATTGGAAAGAGGAGATCGTGAAATGATGAAGTACATTAAAGATAAAGTGGATTACATCGCCGAACGATCCACAG ATCAGAGAGGGTCGGCCTGTCCAGACGGTTGGGTGCGCCATGGAAATTCCTGTTTCCTCATCATCGACACTCAAACTTTGGAATGGGAAGACGCCAGACGAAACTGCCAAAGGCTCGGCGGAGACCTCGCAAAGATCACATCGAGCGCAGAGAATCAGTTCATCTTCGGGCTCCTCGTCAAGCAGAAAAAAGTAACCCTATTTGGTGTATGGCTTGGTCTTCATCGTAAGGCAGACAATAAGTTCTACTGGGCAGATGACACTCTACTAACTGGCTACAATGCTTGGTTTCCGGGTGAACCAAACAACCATAAGCTCTCAGAGAAATGTGGTCATATGTGGGGAACAGGTTCCAGGAAAGGAAGATGGAATGATTATAACTGCAGTGTTGAAACTCCACGGTACACCAAAGATGCCCCTGTGATTCTTTGTCAGAAAAAGGCTTATCACTAG